The Deinococcus budaensis genome includes a window with the following:
- a CDS encoding SDR family oxidoreductase, whose amino-acid sequence MTTPTAPRRVAIVTGGSRGIGRQSAERLAADGLAVIIAYASNDREAQETVAALQAAGGTVTAVRAEVSDEGAAEALFTTAEQTYGGVDVVVHAAGIMRLKPLAEFQVDDFDRLHRVNVRGTFLVNRQAARRVRAGGAVINLSSSVVELALPTYAPYAASKGAVDALTRILSKELRGRDITVNAVAPGPVATDLFLDGKDEATVERLAKMNPLERLGTPGDIAEVVSFLAGPGRWINGQVIRVNGGAI is encoded by the coding sequence ATGACCACTCCCACTGCGCCCCGCCGCGTCGCCATCGTCACCGGCGGCTCGCGCGGCATCGGGCGCCAGAGCGCCGAGCGCCTCGCCGCCGACGGCCTGGCGGTCATCATCGCCTACGCCAGCAACGACCGGGAAGCGCAGGAGACCGTGGCCGCCCTTCAAGCCGCCGGTGGAACCGTCACCGCCGTCCGGGCCGAGGTGTCCGACGAGGGGGCCGCCGAGGCCCTCTTCACCACCGCCGAGCAGACCTACGGCGGCGTCGATGTCGTGGTGCACGCGGCGGGCATCATGCGCCTGAAACCGCTGGCCGAGTTTCAGGTGGACGACTTCGACCGGCTGCACCGGGTCAACGTCCGGGGCACCTTCCTGGTGAACCGGCAGGCGGCCCGCCGGGTGCGCGCGGGCGGCGCGGTCATCAATCTCTCCAGCTCGGTCGTCGAACTGGCGCTGCCCACCTACGCGCCCTACGCCGCCAGCAAGGGGGCGGTGGACGCCCTGACCCGCATCCTCTCCAAGGAGCTGCGGGGCCGCGACATCACCGTGAACGCGGTGGCCCCCGGCCCTGTCGCCACCGACCTGTTCCTGGACGGAAAGGATGAGGCCACCGTCGAGCGGCTGGCGAAGATGAACCCGCTGGAGCGCCTGGGCACCCCGGGGGACATCGCCGAGGTGGTGTCGTTCCTGGCCGGGCCGGGGCGCTGGATCAACGGTCAGGTCATTCGGGTCAACGGGGGGGCGATCTGA
- a CDS encoding AraC family transcriptional regulator N-terminal domain-containing protein → MSASPAPRTQPAPPPTLTGVLTRHATGPGLQATPVPGLHLYRAGGASEPVHTVYTPSVCLVAQGRKLVQQGETSLTYGPEDLLLVSVSLPLTARILEASPEKPYLALHVDLDPALIAALAVEFPEAAPGGGSQSGLVVTALEPLVQDAVLRLVRLLDRPEHIPALAPLILRELCYLLLVGPEGGRLRAMVQAAGQTGRIARAVERLVREYDRPLRVEQLARDVHMSVSGFHHHFKAVTALSPLQFQKRVRLQEARRLLLGRAVDVTRAGARVGYDSPSQFSREYRRLFGASPREDVARWQANDLPRTPQTR, encoded by the coding sequence GTGTCCGCTTCTCCTGCCCCCCGGACCCAGCCTGCTCCGCCACCGACCCTGACCGGGGTGCTGACCCGTCACGCGACCGGGCCGGGCCTGCAAGCCACCCCCGTGCCCGGGCTGCACCTGTACCGGGCGGGGGGGGCGTCGGAGCCGGTGCACACGGTCTATACGCCCTCGGTGTGTCTGGTCGCGCAGGGCCGCAAGCTCGTGCAGCAGGGGGAAACGTCGCTGACGTACGGCCCCGAGGACCTGCTCCTCGTCTCGGTCAGCCTTCCGCTCACCGCCCGAATTCTCGAGGCGTCGCCCGAAAAGCCCTACCTCGCGCTGCACGTGGACCTCGACCCGGCCCTGATCGCGGCCCTGGCGGTGGAGTTTCCAGAGGCGGCGCCGGGTGGGGGGAGCCAGTCCGGCCTGGTGGTGACCGCCCTCGAACCGCTGGTTCAAGACGCCGTGCTGCGGCTCGTTCGCCTGCTGGACAGGCCGGAGCACATTCCCGCGCTGGCCCCCCTGATCCTGCGTGAACTCTGTTACCTGCTGCTGGTCGGCCCCGAGGGGGGGCGGCTGCGGGCGATGGTGCAGGCGGCCGGGCAGACGGGCCGGATCGCCAGGGCCGTTGAGCGCCTGGTGCGGGAGTATGACCGGCCCCTGCGGGTCGAACAGCTGGCGCGGGACGTGCACATGAGCGTGTCGGGCTTTCACCATCACTTCAAGGCGGTGACGGCCCTGAGTCCCCTCCAGTTTCAGAAGCGGGTGCGGCTTCAGGAGGCGCGCCGGTTGCTGCTGGGCCGGGCGGTGGACGTGACCCGCGCGGGCGCCCGGGTCGGGTACGACAGTCCGTCGCAGTTCAGCCGGGAGTATCGCCGCCTCTTCGGAGCGTCGCCCCGGGAGGATGTCGCGCGCTGGCAGGCGAACGATCTCCCCAGGACGCCGCAAACCCGGTGA
- a CDS encoding TetR/AcrR family transcriptional regulator has translation MTAQARRARQKQATREGILRAALTIGEQEGWPAVTIRRIADAVEYTSPIIYQYFASKEAALQAVMAQGYERLRLALQAAGAEPDPERRLRELCRAYLRFAQDHPALYELMTGLGGVRLDGRARHQAASGVVRLTLETIEAWARHRGVSLPDSLAASETAWGVLHGMATLGLLEDIGFERARVLAENAVSALLRSWEAPMA, from the coding sequence ATGACGGCGCAGGCCAGGAGGGCGAGGCAGAAACAGGCGACGCGGGAGGGCATCTTGCGGGCGGCCCTGACCATCGGCGAGCAGGAGGGCTGGCCGGCGGTCACCATCCGCCGCATTGCCGACGCGGTGGAGTACACCTCGCCCATCATCTACCAGTACTTCGCCAGCAAGGAGGCCGCCCTGCAAGCGGTCATGGCGCAGGGCTACGAACGGCTGCGCCTCGCCTTGCAGGCCGCCGGGGCCGAACCCGACCCCGAGCGGCGGCTGCGCGAACTGTGCCGGGCGTACCTGCGTTTCGCGCAGGACCACCCTGCCCTCTATGAACTGATGACCGGCCTCGGGGGGGTCCGGCTGGACGGCCGTGCCCGCCATCAGGCCGCCTCGGGGGTGGTCCGCCTGACCCTGGAGACCATCGAGGCGTGGGCGCGGCACCGGGGGGTCTCGCTGCCCGACTCCCTGGCCGCCAGCGAGACCGCCTGGGGCGTCTTGCACGGGATGGCGACGCTCGGTCTGCTGGAGGACATCGGCTTCGAGCGCGCCCGGGTCCTGGCCGAGAACGCTGTCTCCGCGCTGCTGCGAAGCTGGGAGGCTCCCATGGCCTGA
- a CDS encoding NAD-dependent epimerase/dehydratase family protein, with protein sequence MTPTDLHVVLGAGPAGTTLSTELARRGHRVRLVDRRDDPPVPAGVEHVRADLSDADAATSATRGASVIYHCVNVAYHLQPRLLPGLGEAILTAAERQGARLVVLDTLYPYGEANGESLTEDTPWAATTVKGRLRADLDRRYLRAHEEGRVRVVAGRSADFYGPGVLNSTLGGAVFPAALTGGEVLTLLDTSLPHSYTYIRDVARGLATLGERPEGDGRIWHLPTVPARSTDEVLELVARAVGRPLRVHNLRRAEAYGPFDQTFMDSYAEMLYQHRIPQNMVSTAFEHQFGVFPTPLEEGIAQTLAWYREVLAGQWAAPQRADRSGPNPTA encoded by the coding sequence ATGACCCCCACTGACCTGCATGTCGTCCTCGGCGCTGGCCCTGCCGGCACCACCCTGAGCACCGAACTCGCCCGCCGGGGCCACCGGGTCCGCCTGGTGGACCGCCGCGACGACCCCCCGGTGCCCGCCGGGGTCGAGCACGTCCGCGCGGACCTGAGCGACGCGGACGCCGCCACCTCGGCCACCCGGGGCGCCTCGGTGATCTACCACTGCGTGAACGTCGCCTACCACCTGCAACCCCGCCTCCTGCCCGGCCTCGGTGAGGCCATTCTGACGGCCGCCGAACGTCAGGGGGCGCGGCTGGTCGTGCTGGACACCCTGTACCCCTACGGGGAGGCGAACGGCGAGTCCCTCACCGAGGACACGCCCTGGGCAGCCACGACCGTCAAGGGCAGGCTGCGGGCCGACCTCGACCGGCGCTACCTGCGGGCGCACGAGGAGGGCCGGGTGCGGGTGGTCGCCGGTCGCTCGGCAGACTTCTACGGTCCCGGCGTGCTGAACTCGACCCTGGGGGGAGCGGTGTTTCCGGCCGCCCTGACCGGCGGTGAAGTCCTCACGCTGCTCGACACGAGTCTGCCGCACAGCTACACCTACATCCGCGACGTGGCGCGGGGGCTGGCGACCCTGGGCGAGCGCCCCGAGGGCGACGGGCGCATCTGGCACCTGCCGACCGTCCCGGCCCGCTCCACCGACGAGGTGCTCGAACTGGTCGCCCGCGCCGTGGGCCGCCCCCTCCGGGTTCACAACCTGCGGCGCGCCGAGGCCTATGGCCCCTTCGACCAGACCTTTATGGACAGCTACGCGGAGATGCTCTACCAGCACCGGATTCCGCAGAACATGGTCTCCACCGCCTTTGAGCACCAGTTCGGCGTCTTTCCAACCCCGCTGGAAGAGGGCATTGCGCAAACCTTGGCGTGGTACCGGGAAGTGCTGGCCGGGCAGTGGGCGGCGCCCCAGCGCGCGGATCGTTCGGGACCCAACCCCACCGCGTAG